The proteins below come from a single Oncorhynchus tshawytscha isolate Ot180627B unplaced genomic scaffold, Otsh_v2.0 Un_contig_727_pilon_pilon, whole genome shotgun sequence genomic window:
- the LOC112239993 gene encoding protein MTSS 1-like isoform X11, protein MESVIEKECSALGGLFQSVIGDMKNSYPIWEDFISKAGKLQSQLRATVVAAAAFLDAFQKVADLATNTRGGTRDIGSALTRMCMRHRSIEAKLRDFSMAFMDCMINPLQDQMEEWKRGTNTLDKDHAKEYKKVRSEIKKKSLDTLKLQKKAKKGRGDVQPQLNSAMQGVSDKYLLLEETEKQAVRKALVEERSRLCTFVSMLRPVVDEEISMLGEVTHLQTISDDLKMLTMDPHKLPPASEQVILDLKGSDYNWSYQTPPSSPSTTRSRKSSMCSSLNSVNSSDSRSSGTSHSHSPSSSSCSSHYGYRSSTMPQQAAARLSSMSSHDSGFISQPDTYTSKSPSPMPQETLPQDWAKPGPYDQPMVNTLRRRKDKDPVPADISYAPLPLPAGVIPAPGGRSLPLPAGVIPAHGGRSLPLPAGVIPAPGGRSLPLPAGVIPAPGSRSQPLPPPPKVCEMEAHEELALALSRGLQLDSHTQCSSRDSLHCSSGYSTQSTTPCCSEDTIASQVSDYDYFSMGGDQEVDQQEFDKSSTIPRNSDISQSYRRMFQSKRPASTAGLPSTAGSVIMTPGVATIRRTPSTKPSARRGTTGPIPIRTPVIPVKIPTVPGLVGGGFPGGLGIPGGPGVGLEEPEEAQSPESPAQGEEGELGVLPLAFWSGQATTNPPLAPHQPRVQCQGEGGSLEDGEVMDGQGGNMLLVIQRGVKLKRTNTNDRSAPRIV, encoded by the exons GAGGCACCAGAGACATTGGTTCAGCTCTAACCAGGATGTGTATGAGACACAGAAGCATCGAGGCCAAGCTCAGAGACTTTTCAAT GGCTTTCATGGACTGCATGATCAACCCTCTACAGGATcagatggaggagtggaagagaggaaccaacactctggataaggACCATGCTAAAG AGTACAAGAAAGTTCGGAGTGAGATCAAGAAAAAGTCTTTAGACACTCTGAAGCTACAGAAGAAGGCAAAGAAAG GGCGAGGAGACGTCCAGCCCCAGCTGAACAGTGCCATGCAGGGCGTCAGTGATAAATACCTGCTGCTGGAGGAGACGGAGAAACAGGCCGTCAGGAAGGCCCTCGTCGAGGAGAGGAGCAGGTTATGCACCTTCGTCTCCATGCTACGACCTGTCGTG GATGAGGAGATCTCCATGCTAGGAGAGGTCACTCACCTCCAGACCATATCTGACGACCTCAAGATGCTGACCATGGACCCTCACAAGCTGCCCCCCGCCAGCGAACAG GTGATTCTGGATCTGAAAGGCTCTGACTATAACTGGTCCTATCagactcctccctcctcccccagcacCACTAGGTCCAGGAAGTCCAGTATGTGCAG CAGTCTGAACAGCGTAAACAGTAGTGACTCTCGCTCCAGCGGCACATCCCACTCtcactccccttcctcctcctcctgctcctcccacTACGGCTACCGTAGCTCCACCATGCCCCAGCAGGCCGCGGCACGACTGTCCTCCATGTCCTCCCATGACTCAGGATTCATCTCCCAGCCAGACACCTACACCTCCAAGTCACCATCACCCATGCCCCAGGAAACACTACCGCAG GACTGGGCTAAACCAGGACCCTATGACCAGCCCATGGTGAACACCCTTAGAAGGAGGAAGGACAAGGATCCTGTACCAGCAGACATCAGCTATGCCCCACTACCACTGCCTGCTGGTGTCATCCCAGCACCTGGGGGCAGGAGTCTACCACTGCCTGCTGGTGTCATCCCAGCACATGGGGGCAGGAGTCTACCACTGCCTGCTGGTGTCATCCCAGCACCTGGGGGCAGGAGTCTACCACTGCCTGCTGGAGTCATCCCAGCACCAGGGAGCAGGAGTCAACCATTACCTCCACCACCCAAG gtgTGTGAGATGGAGGCTCATGAGGAGCTGGCTCTGGCCCTGTCCAGAGGTCTACagctggactcacacacacagtgttccaGTAGAGACTCTCTACACTGTTCTAGTGGCTACAGTACCCAGAGTACCACCCCGTGCTGTTCAGAGGACACCATAGCTTCACAAg TGTCAGACTATGACTATTTCTCCATGGGAGGGGACCAGGAGGTTGACCAGCAGGAGTTTGACAAGTCATCCACCATCCCCCGTAACAGTGACATCAGCCAGTCCTACCGTAGGATGTTCCAGTCCAAGAGACCAGCCTCCACCGCCGGCCTACCTTCTACGGCTGGCTCCGTCATCATGACCCCTGGGGTCGCCACCATCCGCCGCACGCCCTCCACAAAGCCCTCGGCTCGCCGCGGGACCACCGGCCCCATCCCCATCCGGACCCCCGTCATCCCAGTCAAGATCCCCACCGTGCCTGGCCTAGTTGGGGGAGGATTCCCTGGGGGGCTGGGGATCCCTGGAGGACCAGGAGTAGGGCTGGAGGAACCAGAGGAGGCCCAGAGCCCTGAGTCTCCagcccagggagaggagggggagctgGGGGTACTTCCTCTGGCGTTCTGGAGTGGTCAAGCAACCACAAACCCTCCCTTGGCCCCTCACCAGCCTAGGGTCCAGTGTCAGGGCGAGGGGGGGTCCCTGGAGGATGGGGAGGTTATGGATGGTCAGGGGGGAAACATGCTGCTGGTTATCCAGAGAGGGGTCAAGCTGAAGAGGACCAATACCAACGATCGCTCAGCACCGCGCATCGTATAA
- the LOC112239993 gene encoding protein MTSS 1-like isoform X8 — MESVIEKECSALGGLFQSVIGDMKNSYPIWEDFISKAGKLQSQLRATVVAAAAFLDAFQKVADLATNTRGGTRDIGSALTRMCMRHRSIEAKLRDFSMAFMDCMINPLQDQMEEWKRGTNTLDKDHAKEYKKVRSEIKKKSLDTLKLQKKAKKADALGRGDVQPQLNSAMQGVSDKYLLLEETEKQAVRKALVEERSRLCTFVSMLRPVVDEEISMLGEVTHLQTISDDLKMLTMDPHKLPPASEQVILDLKGSDYNWSYQTPPSSPSTTRSRKSSMCSSTMPQQAAARLSSMSSHDSGFISQPDTYTSKSPSPMPQETLPQPCSSSGSSEASDTCQSVSECSSPTSGGPLAAVDKLSNGYDHYGDHHHSDSSYLMGGGSGLGGSYLMGGGSGLVGSYPLFPPSSHSTSITSSSSSCPSQSWSRPGSALLPDYPHYCTLGPNMVPTSKVPSWKDWAKPGPYDQPMVNTLRRRKDKDPVPADISYAPLPLPAGVIPAPGGRSLPLPAGVIPAHGGRSLPLPAGVIPAPGGRSLPLPAGVIPAPGSRSQPLPPPPKVCEMEAHEELALALSRGLQLDSHTQCSSRDSLHCSSGYSTQSTTPCCSEDTIASQVSDYDYFSMGGDQEVDQQEFDKSSTIPRNSDISQSYRRMFQSKRPASTAGLPSTAGSVIMTPGVATIRRTPSTKPSARRGTTGPIPIRTPVIPVKIPTVPGLVGGGFPGGLGIPGGPGVGLEEPEEAQSPESPAQGEEGELGVLPLAFWSGQATTNPPLAPHQPRVQCQGEGGSLEDGEVMDGQGGNMLLVIQRGVKLKRTNTNDRSAPRIV; from the exons GAGGCACCAGAGACATTGGTTCAGCTCTAACCAGGATGTGTATGAGACACAGAAGCATCGAGGCCAAGCTCAGAGACTTTTCAAT GGCTTTCATGGACTGCATGATCAACCCTCTACAGGATcagatggaggagtggaagagaggaaccaacactctggataaggACCATGCTAAAG AGTACAAGAAAGTTCGGAGTGAGATCAAGAAAAAGTCTTTAGACACTCTGAAGCTACAGAAGAAGGCAAAGAAAG CTGATGCCCTGG GGCGAGGAGACGTCCAGCCCCAGCTGAACAGTGCCATGCAGGGCGTCAGTGATAAATACCTGCTGCTGGAGGAGACGGAGAAACAGGCCGTCAGGAAGGCCCTCGTCGAGGAGAGGAGCAGGTTATGCACCTTCGTCTCCATGCTACGACCTGTCGTG GATGAGGAGATCTCCATGCTAGGAGAGGTCACTCACCTCCAGACCATATCTGACGACCTCAAGATGCTGACCATGGACCCTCACAAGCTGCCCCCCGCCAGCGAACAG GTGATTCTGGATCTGAAAGGCTCTGACTATAACTGGTCCTATCagactcctccctcctcccccagcacCACTAGGTCCAGGAAGTCCAGTATGTGCAG CTCCACCATGCCCCAGCAGGCCGCGGCACGACTGTCCTCCATGTCCTCCCATGACTCAGGATTCATCTCCCAGCCAGACACCTACACCTCCAAGTCACCATCACCCATGCCCCAGGAAACACTACCGCAG CCTTGCTCCAGCTCTGGCTCGTCTGAGGCCTCTGACacctgccagtcagtcagtgagtgcaGCTCTCCCACCTCAGGAGGGCCTCTGGCTGCAGTTGACAAG TTGTCTAACGGGTATGACCACTACGGGGATCACCATCATTCAGACTCTTCATACCTGATGGGAGGGGGCTCAGGCCTGGGGGGGTCCTACCTGATGGGAGGGGGCTCAGGCCTGGTGGGTTCctaccccctcttccctccctcctcccattccacctccatcacctcctcctcctcctcctgtccatcCCAGTCGTGGTCCAGGCCGGGCTCGGCCCTGCTACCTGACTACCCTCATTACTGCACCCTGGGGCCTAACATGGTCCCCACCTCTAAAGTCCCCAGCTGGAAG GACTGGGCTAAACCAGGACCCTATGACCAGCCCATGGTGAACACCCTTAGAAGGAGGAAGGACAAGGATCCTGTACCAGCAGACATCAGCTATGCCCCACTACCACTGCCTGCTGGTGTCATCCCAGCACCTGGGGGCAGGAGTCTACCACTGCCTGCTGGTGTCATCCCAGCACATGGGGGCAGGAGTCTACCACTGCCTGCTGGTGTCATCCCAGCACCTGGGGGCAGGAGTCTACCACTGCCTGCTGGAGTCATCCCAGCACCAGGGAGCAGGAGTCAACCATTACCTCCACCACCCAAG gtgTGTGAGATGGAGGCTCATGAGGAGCTGGCTCTGGCCCTGTCCAGAGGTCTACagctggactcacacacacagtgttccaGTAGAGACTCTCTACACTGTTCTAGTGGCTACAGTACCCAGAGTACCACCCCGTGCTGTTCAGAGGACACCATAGCTTCACAAg TGTCAGACTATGACTATTTCTCCATGGGAGGGGACCAGGAGGTTGACCAGCAGGAGTTTGACAAGTCATCCACCATCCCCCGTAACAGTGACATCAGCCAGTCCTACCGTAGGATGTTCCAGTCCAAGAGACCAGCCTCCACCGCCGGCCTACCTTCTACGGCTGGCTCCGTCATCATGACCCCTGGGGTCGCCACCATCCGCCGCACGCCCTCCACAAAGCCCTCGGCTCGCCGCGGGACCACCGGCCCCATCCCCATCCGGACCCCCGTCATCCCAGTCAAGATCCCCACCGTGCCTGGCCTAGTTGGGGGAGGATTCCCTGGGGGGCTGGGGATCCCTGGAGGACCAGGAGTAGGGCTGGAGGAACCAGAGGAGGCCCAGAGCCCTGAGTCTCCagcccagggagaggagggggagctgGGGGTACTTCCTCTGGCGTTCTGGAGTGGTCAAGCAACCACAAACCCTCCCTTGGCCCCTCACCAGCCTAGGGTCCAGTGTCAGGGCGAGGGGGGGTCCCTGGAGGATGGGGAGGTTATGGATGGTCAGGGGGGAAACATGCTGCTGGTTATCCAGAGAGGGGTCAAGCTGAAGAGGACCAATACCAACGATCGCTCAGCACCGCGCATCGTATAA
- the LOC112239993 gene encoding protein MTSS 1-like isoform X1 — MESVIEKECSALGGLFQSVIGDMKNSYPIWEDFISKAGKLQSQLRATVVAAAAFLDAFQKVADLATNTRGGTRDIGSALTRMCMRHRSIEAKLRDFSMAFMDCMINPLQDQMEEWKRGTNTLDKDHAKEYKKVRSEIKKKSLDTLKLQKKAKKADALGRGDVQPQLNSAMQGVSDKYLLLEETEKQAVRKALVEERSRLCTFVSMLRPVVDEEISMLGEVTHLQTISDDLKMLTMDPHKLPPASEQVILDLKGSDYNWSYQTPPSSPSTTRSRKSSMCSSLNSVNSSDSRSSGTSHSHSPSSSSCSSHYGYRSSTMPQQAAARLSSMSSHDSGFISQPDTYTSKSPSPMPQETLPQPCSSSGSSEASDTCQSVSECSSPTSGGPLAAVDKLSNGYDHYGDHHHSDSSYLMGGGSGLGGSYLMGGGSGLVGSYPLFPPSSHSTSITSSSSSCPSQSWSRPGSALLPDYPHYCTLGPNMVPTSKVPSWKDWAKPGPYDQPMVNTLRRRKDKDPVPADISYAPLPLPAGVIPAPGGRSLPLPAGVIPAHGGRSLPLPAGVIPAPGGRSLPLPAGVIPAPGSRSQPLPPPPKVCEMEAHEELALALSRGLQLDSHTQCSSRDSLHCSSGYSTQSTTPCCSEDTIASQVSDYDYFSMGGDQEVDQQEFDKSSTIPRNSDISQSYRRMFQSKRPASTAGLPSTAGSVIMTPGVATIRRTPSTKPSARRGTTGPIPIRTPVIPVKIPTVPGLVGGGFPGGLGIPGGPGVGLEEPEEAQSPESPAQGEEGELGVLPLAFWSGQATTNPPLAPHQPRVQCQGEGGSLEDGEVMDGQGGNMLLVIQRGVKLKRTNTNDRSAPRIV, encoded by the exons GAGGCACCAGAGACATTGGTTCAGCTCTAACCAGGATGTGTATGAGACACAGAAGCATCGAGGCCAAGCTCAGAGACTTTTCAAT GGCTTTCATGGACTGCATGATCAACCCTCTACAGGATcagatggaggagtggaagagaggaaccaacactctggataaggACCATGCTAAAG AGTACAAGAAAGTTCGGAGTGAGATCAAGAAAAAGTCTTTAGACACTCTGAAGCTACAGAAGAAGGCAAAGAAAG CTGATGCCCTGG GGCGAGGAGACGTCCAGCCCCAGCTGAACAGTGCCATGCAGGGCGTCAGTGATAAATACCTGCTGCTGGAGGAGACGGAGAAACAGGCCGTCAGGAAGGCCCTCGTCGAGGAGAGGAGCAGGTTATGCACCTTCGTCTCCATGCTACGACCTGTCGTG GATGAGGAGATCTCCATGCTAGGAGAGGTCACTCACCTCCAGACCATATCTGACGACCTCAAGATGCTGACCATGGACCCTCACAAGCTGCCCCCCGCCAGCGAACAG GTGATTCTGGATCTGAAAGGCTCTGACTATAACTGGTCCTATCagactcctccctcctcccccagcacCACTAGGTCCAGGAAGTCCAGTATGTGCAG CAGTCTGAACAGCGTAAACAGTAGTGACTCTCGCTCCAGCGGCACATCCCACTCtcactccccttcctcctcctcctgctcctcccacTACGGCTACCGTAGCTCCACCATGCCCCAGCAGGCCGCGGCACGACTGTCCTCCATGTCCTCCCATGACTCAGGATTCATCTCCCAGCCAGACACCTACACCTCCAAGTCACCATCACCCATGCCCCAGGAAACACTACCGCAG CCTTGCTCCAGCTCTGGCTCGTCTGAGGCCTCTGACacctgccagtcagtcagtgagtgcaGCTCTCCCACCTCAGGAGGGCCTCTGGCTGCAGTTGACAAG TTGTCTAACGGGTATGACCACTACGGGGATCACCATCATTCAGACTCTTCATACCTGATGGGAGGGGGCTCAGGCCTGGGGGGGTCCTACCTGATGGGAGGGGGCTCAGGCCTGGTGGGTTCctaccccctcttccctccctcctcccattccacctccatcacctcctcctcctcctcctgtccatcCCAGTCGTGGTCCAGGCCGGGCTCGGCCCTGCTACCTGACTACCCTCATTACTGCACCCTGGGGCCTAACATGGTCCCCACCTCTAAAGTCCCCAGCTGGAAG GACTGGGCTAAACCAGGACCCTATGACCAGCCCATGGTGAACACCCTTAGAAGGAGGAAGGACAAGGATCCTGTACCAGCAGACATCAGCTATGCCCCACTACCACTGCCTGCTGGTGTCATCCCAGCACCTGGGGGCAGGAGTCTACCACTGCCTGCTGGTGTCATCCCAGCACATGGGGGCAGGAGTCTACCACTGCCTGCTGGTGTCATCCCAGCACCTGGGGGCAGGAGTCTACCACTGCCTGCTGGAGTCATCCCAGCACCAGGGAGCAGGAGTCAACCATTACCTCCACCACCCAAG gtgTGTGAGATGGAGGCTCATGAGGAGCTGGCTCTGGCCCTGTCCAGAGGTCTACagctggactcacacacacagtgttccaGTAGAGACTCTCTACACTGTTCTAGTGGCTACAGTACCCAGAGTACCACCCCGTGCTGTTCAGAGGACACCATAGCTTCACAAg TGTCAGACTATGACTATTTCTCCATGGGAGGGGACCAGGAGGTTGACCAGCAGGAGTTTGACAAGTCATCCACCATCCCCCGTAACAGTGACATCAGCCAGTCCTACCGTAGGATGTTCCAGTCCAAGAGACCAGCCTCCACCGCCGGCCTACCTTCTACGGCTGGCTCCGTCATCATGACCCCTGGGGTCGCCACCATCCGCCGCACGCCCTCCACAAAGCCCTCGGCTCGCCGCGGGACCACCGGCCCCATCCCCATCCGGACCCCCGTCATCCCAGTCAAGATCCCCACCGTGCCTGGCCTAGTTGGGGGAGGATTCCCTGGGGGGCTGGGGATCCCTGGAGGACCAGGAGTAGGGCTGGAGGAACCAGAGGAGGCCCAGAGCCCTGAGTCTCCagcccagggagaggagggggagctgGGGGTACTTCCTCTGGCGTTCTGGAGTGGTCAAGCAACCACAAACCCTCCCTTGGCCCCTCACCAGCCTAGGGTCCAGTGTCAGGGCGAGGGGGGGTCCCTGGAGGATGGGGAGGTTATGGATGGTCAGGGGGGAAACATGCTGCTGGTTATCCAGAGAGGGGTCAAGCTGAAGAGGACCAATACCAACGATCGCTCAGCACCGCGCATCGTATAA
- the LOC112239993 gene encoding protein MTSS 1-like isoform X4, translating to MESVIEKECSALGGLFQSVIGDMKNSYPIWEDFISKAGKLQSQLRATVVAAAAFLDAFQKVADLATNTRGGTRDIGSALTRMCMRHRSIEAKLRDFSMAFMDCMINPLQDQMEEWKRGTNTLDKDHAKEYKKVRSEIKKKSLDTLKLQKKAKKGRGDVQPQLNSAMQGVSDKYLLLEETEKQAVRKALVEERSRLCTFVSMLRPVVDEEISMLGEVTHLQTISDDLKMLTMDPHKLPPASEQVILDLKGSDYNWSYQTPPSSPSTTRSRKSSMCSSLNSVNSSDSRSSGTSHSHSPSSSSCSSHYGYRSSTMPQQAAARLSSMSSHDSGFISQPDTYTSKSPSPMPQETLPQPCSSSGSSEASDTCQSVSECSSPTSGGPLAAVDKLSNGYDHYGDHHHSDSSYLMGGGSGLGGSYLMGGGSGLVGSYPLFPPSSHSTSITSSSSSCPSQSWSRPGSALLPDYPHYCTLGPNMVPTSKVPSWKDWAKPGPYDQPMVNTLRRRKDKDPVPADISYAPLPLPAGVIPAPGGRSLPLPAGVIPAHGGRSLPLPAGVIPAPGGRSLPLPAGVIPAPGSRSQPLPPPPKVCEMEAHEELALALSRGLQLDSHTQCSSRDSLHCSSGYSTQSTTPCCSEDTIASQVSDYDYFSMGGDQEVDQQEFDKSSTIPRNSDISQSYRRMFQSKRPASTAGLPSTAGSVIMTPGVATIRRTPSTKPSARRGTTGPIPIRTPVIPVKIPTVPGLVGGGFPGGLGIPGGPGVGLEEPEEAQSPESPAQGEEGELGVLPLAFWSGQATTNPPLAPHQPRVQCQGEGGSLEDGEVMDGQGGNMLLVIQRGVKLKRTNTNDRSAPRIV from the exons GAGGCACCAGAGACATTGGTTCAGCTCTAACCAGGATGTGTATGAGACACAGAAGCATCGAGGCCAAGCTCAGAGACTTTTCAAT GGCTTTCATGGACTGCATGATCAACCCTCTACAGGATcagatggaggagtggaagagaggaaccaacactctggataaggACCATGCTAAAG AGTACAAGAAAGTTCGGAGTGAGATCAAGAAAAAGTCTTTAGACACTCTGAAGCTACAGAAGAAGGCAAAGAAAG GGCGAGGAGACGTCCAGCCCCAGCTGAACAGTGCCATGCAGGGCGTCAGTGATAAATACCTGCTGCTGGAGGAGACGGAGAAACAGGCCGTCAGGAAGGCCCTCGTCGAGGAGAGGAGCAGGTTATGCACCTTCGTCTCCATGCTACGACCTGTCGTG GATGAGGAGATCTCCATGCTAGGAGAGGTCACTCACCTCCAGACCATATCTGACGACCTCAAGATGCTGACCATGGACCCTCACAAGCTGCCCCCCGCCAGCGAACAG GTGATTCTGGATCTGAAAGGCTCTGACTATAACTGGTCCTATCagactcctccctcctcccccagcacCACTAGGTCCAGGAAGTCCAGTATGTGCAG CAGTCTGAACAGCGTAAACAGTAGTGACTCTCGCTCCAGCGGCACATCCCACTCtcactccccttcctcctcctcctgctcctcccacTACGGCTACCGTAGCTCCACCATGCCCCAGCAGGCCGCGGCACGACTGTCCTCCATGTCCTCCCATGACTCAGGATTCATCTCCCAGCCAGACACCTACACCTCCAAGTCACCATCACCCATGCCCCAGGAAACACTACCGCAG CCTTGCTCCAGCTCTGGCTCGTCTGAGGCCTCTGACacctgccagtcagtcagtgagtgcaGCTCTCCCACCTCAGGAGGGCCTCTGGCTGCAGTTGACAAG TTGTCTAACGGGTATGACCACTACGGGGATCACCATCATTCAGACTCTTCATACCTGATGGGAGGGGGCTCAGGCCTGGGGGGGTCCTACCTGATGGGAGGGGGCTCAGGCCTGGTGGGTTCctaccccctcttccctccctcctcccattccacctccatcacctcctcctcctcctcctgtccatcCCAGTCGTGGTCCAGGCCGGGCTCGGCCCTGCTACCTGACTACCCTCATTACTGCACCCTGGGGCCTAACATGGTCCCCACCTCTAAAGTCCCCAGCTGGAAG GACTGGGCTAAACCAGGACCCTATGACCAGCCCATGGTGAACACCCTTAGAAGGAGGAAGGACAAGGATCCTGTACCAGCAGACATCAGCTATGCCCCACTACCACTGCCTGCTGGTGTCATCCCAGCACCTGGGGGCAGGAGTCTACCACTGCCTGCTGGTGTCATCCCAGCACATGGGGGCAGGAGTCTACCACTGCCTGCTGGTGTCATCCCAGCACCTGGGGGCAGGAGTCTACCACTGCCTGCTGGAGTCATCCCAGCACCAGGGAGCAGGAGTCAACCATTACCTCCACCACCCAAG gtgTGTGAGATGGAGGCTCATGAGGAGCTGGCTCTGGCCCTGTCCAGAGGTCTACagctggactcacacacacagtgttccaGTAGAGACTCTCTACACTGTTCTAGTGGCTACAGTACCCAGAGTACCACCCCGTGCTGTTCAGAGGACACCATAGCTTCACAAg TGTCAGACTATGACTATTTCTCCATGGGAGGGGACCAGGAGGTTGACCAGCAGGAGTTTGACAAGTCATCCACCATCCCCCGTAACAGTGACATCAGCCAGTCCTACCGTAGGATGTTCCAGTCCAAGAGACCAGCCTCCACCGCCGGCCTACCTTCTACGGCTGGCTCCGTCATCATGACCCCTGGGGTCGCCACCATCCGCCGCACGCCCTCCACAAAGCCCTCGGCTCGCCGCGGGACCACCGGCCCCATCCCCATCCGGACCCCCGTCATCCCAGTCAAGATCCCCACCGTGCCTGGCCTAGTTGGGGGAGGATTCCCTGGGGGGCTGGGGATCCCTGGAGGACCAGGAGTAGGGCTGGAGGAACCAGAGGAGGCCCAGAGCCCTGAGTCTCCagcccagggagaggagggggagctgGGGGTACTTCCTCTGGCGTTCTGGAGTGGTCAAGCAACCACAAACCCTCCCTTGGCCCCTCACCAGCCTAGGGTCCAGTGTCAGGGCGAGGGGGGGTCCCTGGAGGATGGGGAGGTTATGGATGGTCAGGGGGGAAACATGCTGCTGGTTATCCAGAGAGGGGTCAAGCTGAAGAGGACCAATACCAACGATCGCTCAGCACCGCGCATCGTATAA